TATCTGCAGACCTTCAAGCTTTTCATTTTTTATCATACGTGTATAAAATACGTCAGTAAAATCAGAAACTTGTCAAGAAACCTGATAAATTTTATCTATAAAGGTAGTTAATACTCTTTTTTATTGACACTCTTGATCCATCCGTCATCTAAAAATCATAAAATATTTGATGATAAGATTAATGAACTCGTCATCATGAAATATAAGCAGGATACGATGGAAAAATTAAAAGATATTGATCAACTGACAAGAAAAGCTGAAGATATTCGCTATAGTATAATCGACATGATCGCAGAAGCAGGATCGGGTCATCCGGGCGGTTCTCTTTCCGGAGTAGATATTGGAACAGTTCTCTATTTCAATGAAATGAATTACGATTCGAAAAACCCGTACTTAGAAGACAGAGACAGATTTATCCTTTCGAAAGGACATGCTGCTCCCCTACTCTATGCTTTATTGGCACATGCAGGATATTTCGATAGAAGCGAATTGAAAACACTCAGGAAATATAAATCACGGCTTCAGGGTCACCCTGCTTCATATATGCTTCCTGGCGTTGAAGTATCGACAGGTTCATTAGGTCAGGGGCTTTCGATCTCATGCGGCATCGCGCTTGTGGGAAAATTAGATAAGAAAGATTTTCGCGTTTATACTTTGCTCGGTGACGGGGAACTCGACGAAGGTCAGGTGTGGGAAGCAGCAATGTTCGCTCCTCATAAAAAATTGGATAATCTCTGCACCATTGTAGATAGGAACCGTCTGCAAATCGATGGCGATACGGAAAAAGTGATGGCGCTCGAACCCTTGAGAGCAAAATGGGATGCTTTTGGTTGGCACACAATACTTATTGATGGTCATAATATTTCTGAGATTCTGAACGCTTTCAAAGAATTCAATTCTGTGAAAAATAAACCGACAATGATACTTGCTCAAACAGTAAAAGGAAAAGGGGTATCATTCATGGAAAACAAAGCCGGCTGGCATGGAAAAGCGCCGAATAAAGATGAATTGGAACAGGCTTTGAAAGAGATCAAAGAAAGGATGGATGCATGAATATAAAAGATATTCTCCCCATACGAGACGGCTATGGACGTGCACTCATAGAACTTGGCAAAACAAATCCGAATGTACTGGTTCTCGATGCCGATCTTTCGACCTCGACACGAACCAATTGGTTTGCAGAGAAATTCCCCGAACGTTTTATCGATGTGGGAATCGCAGAACAAAATATGGTGGATATTGCTGCAGGACTAAGCTTGGAAGGCAAAATTCCTTTTGTGACAACTTATGGTGTTTTTGTGTGCGGACGTGCATTTGACCAACTTCGAAATACTGTGTGTTATTCACAACTTAATGTAAAAATTGTCGGTTCGCACGGTGGGATTTCCGTTGGTGCTGACGGCGGCAGCCACCAGGCAATCGAGGATATCGCATTGATGAGGATACTCCCCCACATGACTGTCGTTGTTCCGTGTGACCATTTCCAGGCATACAAAGCAACCATGAAAATTGCAGAATTAAAAGGTCCCGCATTCCTCCGATTAGCACGAGAAGCAACCGCAGCAATTACAGACGAGAATTCAGATTTTGAAATTGGGAAAGCACAGGTATTGATTGAAGGTGATGACTGTGCTGTTTTCTTTGCAGGCACGATTGGTGCGGAAGTGATGAAAGCGGTTGAGCTGCTCCATAAAAAGGGAATTCATCCAACCATTATAAATATGCACACAATCAAACCGATCGATAAGGATTGTGTAATCAAATATGCGAAGAAATTCGGGAAGGTAATGACTATCGAAGAGCATCTGCAGGCAGGTGGATTGGGTTCTGCGATCTCAGAAGTTTTGGCAGAGCACTATCCCGTAAAAGTCAAAATGTTAGCGATTTATGATAGATTCGGTGAGTCCGGACAACCGCATTTATTACTCGATGCGTTTGGATTATCGGCTGAGAAAATAAGTGAAGAAATCGAGAAATTTTATTCGTAGAGAAATGTGTTAATTCTCTTTCTTTAGCAAAAACCTCTCTCCTAGATCATTCACCCGAAAAAATTCATTACCTTCAATTAATAGTGCTTCTGCTTTTCCTGTTTCCCGTTCTTTCGGTTGATGTATATCGATTCTGATAACCTTACCATCATAGTCCGTACTTACAATACTATCAACGATCGTATGACCAATCACAACAGTTTCTGCATTATAAGAAGATAAAACTTCATCGAGCTTAGATTCTTCAGTTTTTGTATAATAATCCTTGTAGTCTATGACAAGTCCTCGAAACCAGACAGGACCGAATCTTCCGAACAGTAATTTCCCGGTTTCTGTTGTTATTTCGCTATTTTGTAAACCAAGATATGTCCTCATAGAATCATTAATTTGCTGTATAGAATATTGTGCTTCAAGAAGCTCAGAACTCAATCCTGCATGTACGAAAAGTACATTACCCATTCTCTCTATTGTATTTTTACTTCTCAGCCAATTACCGAGAACCGAGTTGTTCGAAAAAAGATATCGAAGTGCTTCCTCAGGATCTTCGATACTGCTGATCCTTTGCCCGGCAGCTACATACTTGTCCTGCGCATAATCGATCCTCCCCTTCAAATCCATAAGCTCATGATTTCCAAGAAGAAAATGTACCTTACCACCTGCTCTTTCTGCTTCCTGCTCGAGCTTATAGATCAGCCAGAGACATTGAGTTACGTATTCTCCCCTATCAACCAAATCACCAACCAGCACGAGATGTCCATCTTGAAATATCCAGTTGAGGTCATTATCGATTAACTTGTTTGATTGAAGCAAGCTAACAAACGCTTCGAAATTTCCTTCGATATCTGAAACTGCAAATATCTTTTCGACTGCAGGATATGTTGAAGGATAAGCATCATGTCCATCCTGTAGCGTAAACCAGAATTCATCATGGTATTTATTTGGGATGATGACTCTAAAACTGTCATTTTTTAAAGCAGTATGAGAGCTCAGTTTATTTTGTTCTTCGATTGAATATACGTTTATTAGGGAATCCTGGTAAAATAGGTAAGGTCCGTCTATACCGTTCAAATCGTATGTTTGTGATTCTTCAGCATGAAGTAAACAAGAAAAAATCGTAGGGATGATAACTATAGATAAAAAAATAATTCTTCTCATTATTCGATTATATACCCTACGATCATTTGACGAGTATTGTATCCCTCAAAACCAGGTGCATGATAAGAAATGATTGCAGCAAAGGTGTTTCTGCAAATAACGATTTCTTCAATTGAATAATCAAAACGAAGATTGCCTATATCCCTGTTCGACTCTTCGCTGAGAAGAACCGTTTCCTTCCCGTTAACCTGTGATGTGACACGAATTCCGGAAGGTGTGTACATATCATATATTGTTTCAGTTCCTTCGATCTCCTCGAGTTCAATGACCACATGCTTTCCGTAAAAAACAAATCCAGCTGAAAGAAGCGTTGGTGCATAGTCCATTCGTTTGATCGCAGATAATCCTTTATCAATAGGTGAAATGCTATATTTCTGAAGGATCTTTTCAAACTCTTCAGTCGAGTTATCCCATGCAAGTGCTACACCCTTTTCAAACTCTTCATCATCGAGGATCTGAATAATATTGAAAAATGGTTCTTCTGTGAGTGTGTGCTCCTGACAATCATAAACGGAGATCTGGATATAAGGAAATCCTGAACCGTCTGCAACACCGCTGAACTCAAATGCTACATAGCGGCTATCTTCAGAGAAACCGAGTATCGAATAATCTGATACATCACCAGCATACATTGTAGTAAGTAAACTTATCGATAAAATGAGTGACAGTAATACTTTTTTCATGAGTTATTTCTTTCTGATTGGTAAGTAGATGTCGATTTCGGAATCATCCTCATCCGGTTTAAAACGATCATTCTCATCATCATAGAATTCAAAATCGTAGGGATATGCAAAGGTATATCCGGAGGAAGGCAACCATTCATGATAGATCTTATGAAATGTCTCTTTGATTTTCTCCGGATCGAGTTTACCTTTCACCGTAAATGCAGCGTAGGTCGCAGCAGGCAAGGTGACACCAAACATATTGATGGGAATATCATCTAGCTTAGATACTTCAAAAGCAGCCATATAGGTGAATTGCCATGTTTCCATGAAATCATCAGGATAGAGTTCGAGTCCGTAGCAGTTCCGGTTAACAATATGCTTTATCTCTTTTGCTCGAGGAATGAACGCATCATCCCAGAGTCCGGGAATACCTTTTTCTGTTTTCATCGTCGTATGGTAGAGCACTCCAACCAGTTTTATTTCATCACGATTAACGATTTTATAATCCATATATTCCTCTTAAGTCAGTATTTTGTTTATATATTCTTGAATACCTTGAATTCTCTTTAATGGATATTCAATGTCCAGATTATGACAAACATTCATGGAATATTTCTTAAAAAAGGTCGTGGTTACTTTTATACTTGCCAAAATATCATCTTTTGAATAACCGGAAAAACATGAAGAAATTTTTTCCATTTGTTCTTTAGCAAGAACTGATTCGAGATTTTTACCTTCTGTGTGGATGTCGGTTCTGTTCCATTCTGTATTTGCTGATTCATACCAGATAACCATTTGAAGTAAGAACTTCTTGAAATATCCATTCTCGAGCATCTTTGCGAAAAACAGATTTCCCCTGTGGCAATATTTTGCTACACAGTATGCTTCGTACCAGAAATCATATATATTTTTTAAGACCTCATCTTTTGACGGCTTTACAATTGCATACCCATCTTGAGAAGGCTGAGGAAGTTTTGACGCAATGTCATCTTTATCAACAAAAACCTTATACCCATTCTTATAAAAGTCAGGTAATCTTTGTATGTCGACAAATTGCTTCAAAATATCAATATTCCAGAAAGAGAAATCCACGCGGGGTGAATGTTTATAAACAACCAGTCTGCTTGGAATATACCATTTCTTAAAAGTGAAATCCGGTTTTTGGTAGATGACCACTTCATCGAAAGAATAAAGCCATTCATTACAATTTATGTACTTGGTATAATCAGTAACAAAGAAGTTGAGATCGTAGTCAGAGAGTTCATCGGTCTTTTTTCCAGAAACCATCGAGCCCTCAAGGATGAGGGCTCTGATCTCGGGCTCATTTTCAGCCCAATCTATAATTTTTTTAATAATTTCTATCATTACTTCATGCTTAAATTAGAAAGTTAGTTTCTCTGCAATCTTGATGAGCTCATCTTTGGAAAGACCGGTCATTGAGTTTATCGAGATCATCAATTTATTATAAGGATACAGAACCATAAGCATTGAGATTGAGTTGCCGCCTTCTGCAATCGTACCGTATTTCATGGTTTTTCCTTTATGGGTAAAAGACTCGAATCCTTCGTCCATATCTTCAGATGTATAACCCGAACCCATAACCATGATCATCGAACCCATACTGCTCATATACATTGCCATATATTCGCCCTCTTCCTGCATCACCATGGTTTGAGTGTATCCAGAACTGCTTATACCACTGATGCCACTCTTGAATTCGTCAAACGTAATGGGAACTGGGATATCTCCATACTCTTCATCCTCATAATATTCATCTTCGTCTTCCTCATCACTGAACATACCTCCAAAACTGGGCATGTCTTCGTAAGTAATTCCTGCTGGAGGATCAAATCTTGATGCTGGAACTGCTATGTTTTCTTTAAAGGTTGTTGCAGTTTCATTGGATACAACACCCATCATGTTACTTTCAGATTTCAGCATGATAACATTGTAGAACCATGATTTAACTCCCATAACCTCCATGACTTCACATTTTTTACCCAAGAACATTTCAGTTCCAAGTTCTTTTCCACCAAGCTGATCCATCATATCATCTTTGAGTTTCTTCTGCTCAGCTTCGGACATATTTTCTGCCATGTCCTTGAACTCACTCATGTCCGGCATTGTGCCTTTGTAACCAGTTTTGGTTATCATATCGATATCGTACAGGGTTTGTCCATCATGAATGACTATTGTGTGCTCTTTTTCCTCGCTGGTAATACCAAACATCTTAATCGTTGTCGTGGTATTTTCTTCTTCATAATACTTCATGCCATAATCGTCAAACCAGACTTCTTTTTGACCACTGATATTTCCACTCAATTCATACACAATATGTGCTGATTTGATTGCATAACGTTTGTTTTGACTTGCGTTGAGTACTGAACATACAATGAGTGTCATGACAAGAATTATTGGAATTATTTTTTTCATACATACCTCTAATCTGTTTTGTTTGTTTATTAAGTGAGAAAAAATATGAAAGGAATTCCTTGTCAAAAAAAACTAATAATTAGAAATGCTTTTGTACTTTTAAAATCAAAGAAAATATTCTTATTGACAACAAAACCGATAATATTTCTTTACTATGCACTATGAAAAAATTCATGATATTATTATGTGGGATATTTATTGCTATGAATGTACAAGCGCTACAACTCTATTCACCAGATCGAAATATCGAAATTACATTCGATATTGGTCTTTTTGGAACTCCATTTTACGAGGTTTCGTATAAAGGTGATTCAGTAATCGAAACGAGTATGCTTGGTTTTGAAATCAAGAATTCGTCTGATTTGAATACCAAATTTGAAATATTATCGTATGAAACGTCATCCTTTGACGAGACATGGCAACCGGTGTGGGGTGAGTATAAAGAGATTAGAAATCATTATAATGAACTGATCGTTAATCTAACACAACCGAAACTCAGCAATAGAAAACTCACCATATATTTCCGTGCATATAATGACGGCGTTGCTTTCCGATATGAATTTCCACTGCAGCCAAATCTATCATACTTTATAATTGATAAAGAAAACACTGAATTCAATCTTACAGGTAATCATACGGCATTCTGGATTCCCGGAGATTATGATACCAATGAATATGCATACACGACGTCAAAACTCAGCGAAGTTCATGCCCAAAAAGGACTTACTGTCAGCGAGATAGGAACACGTACCATCATTGCAGATAACGCAGTTCAGACACCGCTTATGATGAAAACTGATGATGGATTGTATATCAACCTCCACGAAGCAGCACTGGTTAATTATCCGGTTATGCACATATTGATAGATAAAGAAAAATCCATTCTCGAAGTTGAACTCGTTCCTGATGCAGTTGGGAATTTTGCCTATATCCAAACGCCATTCAAAACACCATGGCGGACGATCATCATAAGCGATAAAGCAGAAGATATTCTTGCATCGAACCTTATTTTGAATGTGAACGATCCGTGCAACATAGAAGATACAAGCTGGATCTATCCTCAGAAATATATTGGCATCTGGTGGGAACTGCATGTGGGTAAACATTCATGGAATTACGCAGATGTCGGCAATGTAAAATTGGATGAAACCGACTGGGAATCGCTGACACCGAATGGACGTCATGGTGCCACCACAGAAAACACAAAACGTTATATCGATTTTGCAGAAGAGCATGGTTTTAACGGTGTGCTTGTCGAGGGTTGGGATATCGGATGGGAAGACTGGTATGGAAAATGGAAAGAAGAGGTGTTCGATTTCGTTACCCCTTATCCTGATTTTGATGTCGAAGCATTGCAGGCATATGCGGCAGAAAAAGGTGTGAAACTCATCATGCATCACGAGACATCGTCTTCGGTAACTAACTATGAGCGAAGAATGCATGATGCATATGGTTTTATGAAAAAACATGGCTACGATACGGTCAAAACCGGCTATGTGGGCAGGATCATTCCGCGGGGAGAATATCATGATGGGCAATGGATGATGAATCATTATGTGCATGTAGCGAAACAAACTGCAAAAAATAAGATCATGGTAAATTCTCATGAATCATGTCGACCAACAGGATTGCACAGGACTTATCCGAACTGGCTGGCATGCGAAGCTGCACGGGGAAATGAGTTCAATGCATGGAGTGCAGGTAATCCGCCTGATCATGAAACGATCTTGCCGTTCACGCGCTTAATGGGCGGTCCTATGGATTACACACCAGGAATCTTTCAAATCAAGATGGATTACTACAAACCAGGTTCACAAGAACAAGTGCATACAACACTCGTGAAACAGCTTGCGTTGTATGTTACTATGTACAGTCCCCTGCAGATGGCTGCCGATCTGCCAGAAAATTACGAACGATTCCTCGATGCGTTCCAGTTCATCAGAGATGTACCCGTCGACTGGGATGACACAAAAATCATCGAAGCTGAACCGGGAGATTATGTCACAATTGCGCGAAAAGCAAAAGACCGGGATGAATGGTTTATAGGTGCGATTACTGACGAAAATGCCAGATCATCTGAAATTCCTCTTGATTTCCTCAAATCTAATCAATGGTATGTCGCTACGCTTTACCTAGACGGAAGAGATGCGCATTGGAAGGACAATCCAATGTCCTATAAAATTGCAAAAGCTATTGTTAATAATGAAACTGTTCTCAACCTCTCATTAGCAGAAGGCGGTGGCGCAGCTGTCAGTATTACACCTGCTCACTATCAGGATCTGAAGAAATATCAGAAGTACGATTAATTATACTCTTCTTAGATTGAAATAAACCGGTAATGCAGGTTCCCTTCATGTCGCTATCCGGTCCAGCCATAGTCATCGATAATTCCACATGAGCAATAAATATTAAACAATATAATAACAAAAGTAGAACACCTAAATCTTTAATAAAAAATAGTGGTAAAGCAATGATCCCGAGCATTAATAAAGAGACCAGAAGTTTTGCAATGATGAAAAGGGATTTTGATGTAGCTTTGTTCATAAAAATCCGTGCGATCCTACTTGCAGGTATGGTCATTCCTCCAATCGCATGGCAGAATCCATATATATAAGGGCATTCACTATAAGCACAGCAGTAACTCTGAAAAAAATTGATCAATACGAAAAGTGCCAGATATACCCACAAGAAGAGTCGTGCATTATGCCATAAATAAAATGCAACTGCCAAGTAGGTTAAAATTACCGGAATAGTGATTAGAAGAAATAATCCTTTATTCCTAAAAGTCGGAGATATATTATTCATAATTGAAATTTTTAAGATTCAAATAGTAAAGTTGTCAAGAAATTAGTTGCTCGGTCAGATCCTTACCAATGCAAGATCAGGAATCAGCATTTCGTTGAATTTAATGCAGGCATTCTCAAATTCTTTCTTCAGAGAATCAATCAACTCTTTTACTGAGATAATATTATCAATTCGATATGCATTCGATCCGGCAAAACTGAATCCGTGCTTCAGATCGCCGACCTTTGCGTTCATAAGTGCTTTTGCAATACAGTAGAGAGAAGTCTTAAAATCACAAGTGCGCAAACATTTCCATGGGCATTGGAATGGCTTTTTTATACCTGCACTTGCTTCTTTGAGAAAGTTGTTGATGATCGCTCTTCCCGGGAGACCTACAGGGCTTTTAATTATGCCGATATCTTCTTTTTTACAATTTATATACTGCTCTTTAAATCGAATGTCTGCATCGCATTCATCGGTTGCTACGAATCTTGTCCCCATTTGAACACCTGCAGCTCCAAGCTGATGAAAGCGGAAGATATCTTCGCCTGTATAAATTCCTCCAGCTGCGATTAATGGTATGTCTTTATCGTACTTTTTTCTGAAAGGAATTATCTGTTCAATAACTTCGGGAACAATTTTTTCAAGCTCAAATTCACTGTCATCGATCTGCTCGTTTTTAAAACCAAGATGTCCCCCTGCTTTTGGTCCTTCAACCACCACACCATCAGGCACATGATCAAACTTCTTATCCCATGTTTGGAAAATAATTTTTGCAGCACGTGCTGAGGATACAATAGGAAATATTTTTGTTTTCATTGTGCGAAATTGTTCAAGTGAAATATTTTCAGGCTTCTTTAAAGGAAGTCCTGCTCCCAGAAATAACAGATCCACTTCTTCTTCTATAGCTGTTTTAACCAGATCATCATAATCTGAAACTGCGACCATTATGTTCAATCCGATAACACCTTTTGACATGAGCTTTGCTTTTCGGATTTCTTCACGAAGAGCTGTGATGTTGCCTTTTCTATAATTCTTATCTTTTGTATTCTTGAGTAGTCCAAGTCCTACTGAAGAAATTACTCCGATACCCCCTTGTTCTGCAACAGCGGATGCAAGTCCTGCCATTGAAATCCCAACTCCCATTCCCCCCTGAATTATTGATGTGCTGATTGTCAGATCATCAATTTTTAACACTGGAAATTCAGTAGATACTTTCTTCTCTATCATTCTTAATTCCTTATATATTGTTGATTGCGTGAATGGTTAACCTATTTCTTATTTATTCCATTGAAGATGATATCGAGCATACGACTGCTTTCATCGGTCGGCTTATAACCTTTTTTATTCATAAACATGGGGTATTCCAAACCTTTGATCGCAATGGTAAGCATGTGAGCAGTATATTCGATATCATTTATTGCAAACAATTCCATCTCAACCCCCTCTTTCAGAAGTTGAGTGAGTGTGCGCTTTTCATAACTATTGAAATCATCTCTCATCTGTTCGACGAAAACAAAATGATCGAGATACTCTCTGGTGAGTGTAGGATAGAATTTGCTTAAATCCTCAAGATGATGCATTCGGGCACTTACATATGCTCGAATTTTTTCTTCCGGTGTATGAGCTTTGGAGACTGCATCATCAAGTTTTGCCTGAAAGAGTTGTGAATCCTTGCGGATAACTTCACCAAAGATAACTTCTTTACTTGGGAAATAATAATAGAGGGTTGCTTTTACAATTTGTGCTTCAGCAGCGATGTCTTCCATAGTTGTTTTTTTATACCCAAAACGGGCAAAAACTTCCTCTGCAGCGGTTATGATCAGATCATGTTTATCGCGCATATGAACTCCATTTATAATTTTCGACTAATTTGGTTGAATGGTCGAATTTGTCAAATTATTTATTTTATATTTTGTTTTAAAGAGTCTAACTTGACGTAATTCCTCAAAGTTGTGTATATAAATTACAAAATTCAGAATGGAAATTATATGAAAAAAAATAAATTAGAATTGCAAAGAGAAGTTCGTGAAAAAATGATTGTACAGATCAAGAAATTTTTTCTGAATGAACGTAATGAAGAAATTGGTGATCTGGCTGCAATATTGCTTTTGGATTTCATCACGGACAATCTTGGGAAAGAATTTTATAACAAAGGCATTCGAGACTGCATAACGCAACTTTCTGTAAAT
Above is a window of Candidatus Cloacimonadota bacterium DNA encoding:
- a CDS encoding transketolase is translated as MEKLKDIDQLTRKAEDIRYSIIDMIAEAGSGHPGGSLSGVDIGTVLYFNEMNYDSKNPYLEDRDRFILSKGHAAPLLYALLAHAGYFDRSELKTLRKYKSRLQGHPASYMLPGVEVSTGSLGQGLSISCGIALVGKLDKKDFRVYTLLGDGELDEGQVWEAAMFAPHKKLDNLCTIVDRNRLQIDGDTEKVMALEPLRAKWDAFGWHTILIDGHNISEILNAFKEFNSVKNKPTMILAQTVKGKGVSFMENKAGWHGKAPNKDELEQALKEIKERMDA
- a CDS encoding transketolase family protein, encoding MNIKDILPIRDGYGRALIELGKTNPNVLVLDADLSTSTRTNWFAEKFPERFIDVGIAEQNMVDIAAGLSLEGKIPFVTTYGVFVCGRAFDQLRNTVCYSQLNVKIVGSHGGISVGADGGSHQAIEDIALMRILPHMTVVVPCDHFQAYKATMKIAELKGPAFLRLAREATAAITDENSDFEIGKAQVLIEGDDCAVFFAGTIGAEVMKAVELLHKKGIHPTIINMHTIKPIDKDCVIKYAKKFGKVMTIEEHLQAGGLGSAISEVLAEHYPVKVKMLAIYDRFGESGQPHLLLDAFGLSAEKISEEIEKFYS
- a CDS encoding metallophosphoesterase produces the protein MRRIIFLSIVIIPTIFSCLLHAEESQTYDLNGIDGPYLFYQDSLINVYSIEEQNKLSSHTALKNDSFRVIIPNKYHDEFWFTLQDGHDAYPSTYPAVEKIFAVSDIEGNFEAFVSLLQSNKLIDNDLNWIFQDGHLVLVGDLVDRGEYVTQCLWLIYKLEQEAERAGGKVHFLLGNHELMDLKGRIDYAQDKYVAAGQRISSIEDPEEALRYLFSNNSVLGNWLRSKNTIERMGNVLFVHAGLSSELLEAQYSIQQINDSMRTYLGLQNSEITTETGKLLFGRFGPVWFRGLVIDYKDYYTKTEESKLDEVLSSYNAETVVIGHTIVDSIVSTDYDGKVIRIDIHQPKERETGKAEALLIEGNEFFRVNDLGERFLLKKEN
- a CDS encoding DUF2259 domain-containing protein — encoded protein: MKKVLLSLILSISLLTTMYAGDVSDYSILGFSEDSRYVAFEFSGVADGSGFPYIQISVYDCQEHTLTEEPFFNIIQILDDEEFEKGVALAWDNSTEEFEKILQKYSISPIDKGLSAIKRMDYAPTLLSAGFVFYGKHVVIELEEIEGTETIYDMYTPSGIRVTSQVNGKETVLLSEESNRDIGNLRFDYSIEEIVICRNTFAAIISYHAPGFEGYNTRQMIVGYIIE
- a CDS encoding AraC family transcriptional regulator, translated to MDYKIVNRDEIKLVGVLYHTTMKTEKGIPGLWDDAFIPRAKEIKHIVNRNCYGLELYPDDFMETWQFTYMAAFEVSKLDDIPINMFGVTLPAATYAAFTVKGKLDPEKIKETFHKIYHEWLPSSGYTFAYPYDFEFYDDENDRFKPDEDDSEIDIYLPIRKK
- a CDS encoding aminoglycoside 6-adenylyltransferase; the encoded protein is MIEIIKKIIDWAENEPEIRALILEGSMVSGKKTDELSDYDLNFFVTDYTKYINCNEWLYSFDEVVIYQKPDFTFKKWYIPSRLVVYKHSPRVDFSFWNIDILKQFVDIQRLPDFYKNGYKVFVDKDDIASKLPQPSQDGYAIVKPSKDEVLKNIYDFWYEAYCVAKYCHRGNLFFAKMLENGYFKKFLLQMVIWYESANTEWNRTDIHTEGKNLESVLAKEQMEKISSCFSGYSKDDILASIKVTTTFFKKYSMNVCHNLDIEYPLKRIQGIQEYINKILT
- a CDS encoding glycoside hydrolase family 97 protein, translated to MKKFMILLCGIFIAMNVQALQLYSPDRNIEITFDIGLFGTPFYEVSYKGDSVIETSMLGFEIKNSSDLNTKFEILSYETSSFDETWQPVWGEYKEIRNHYNELIVNLTQPKLSNRKLTIYFRAYNDGVAFRYEFPLQPNLSYFIIDKENTEFNLTGNHTAFWIPGDYDTNEYAYTTSKLSEVHAQKGLTVSEIGTRTIIADNAVQTPLMMKTDDGLYINLHEAALVNYPVMHILIDKEKSILEVELVPDAVGNFAYIQTPFKTPWRTIIISDKAEDILASNLILNVNDPCNIEDTSWIYPQKYIGIWWELHVGKHSWNYADVGNVKLDETDWESLTPNGRHGATTENTKRYIDFAEEHGFNGVLVEGWDIGWEDWYGKWKEEVFDFVTPYPDFDVEALQAYAAEKGVKLIMHHETSSSVTNYERRMHDAYGFMKKHGYDTVKTGYVGRIIPRGEYHDGQWMMNHYVHVAKQTAKNKIMVNSHESCRPTGLHRTYPNWLACEAARGNEFNAWSAGNPPDHETILPFTRLMGGPMDYTPGIFQIKMDYYKPGSQEQVHTTLVKQLALYVTMYSPLQMAADLPENYERFLDAFQFIRDVPVDWDDTKIIEAEPGDYVTIARKAKDRDEWFIGAITDENARSSEIPLDFLKSNQWYVATLYLDGRDAHWKDNPMSYKIAKAIVNNETVLNLSLAEGGGAAVSITPAHYQDLKKYQKYD
- a CDS encoding nitronate monooxygenase; amino-acid sequence: MIEKKVSTEFPVLKIDDLTISTSIIQGGMGVGISMAGLASAVAEQGGIGVISSVGLGLLKNTKDKNYRKGNITALREEIRKAKLMSKGVIGLNIMVAVSDYDDLVKTAIEEEVDLLFLGAGLPLKKPENISLEQFRTMKTKIFPIVSSARAAKIIFQTWDKKFDHVPDGVVVEGPKAGGHLGFKNEQIDDSEFELEKIVPEVIEQIIPFRKKYDKDIPLIAAGGIYTGEDIFRFHQLGAAGVQMGTRFVATDECDADIRFKEQYINCKKEDIGIIKSPVGLPGRAIINNFLKEASAGIKKPFQCPWKCLRTCDFKTSLYCIAKALMNAKVGDLKHGFSFAGSNAYRIDNIISVKELIDSLKKEFENACIKFNEMLIPDLALVRI
- a CDS encoding TetR/AcrR family transcriptional regulator: MRDKHDLIITAAEEVFARFGYKKTTMEDIAAEAQIVKATLYYYFPSKEVIFGEVIRKDSQLFQAKLDDAVSKAHTPEEKIRAYVSARMHHLEDLSKFYPTLTREYLDHFVFVEQMRDDFNSYEKRTLTQLLKEGVEMELFAINDIEYTAHMLTIAIKGLEYPMFMNKKGYKPTDESSRMLDIIFNGINKK
- a CDS encoding DUF2164 family protein; protein product: MKKNKLELQREVREKMIVQIKKFFLNERNEEIGDLAAILLLDFITDNLGKEFYNKGIRDCITQLSVNIEDLKGLEL